The DNA region TGCTATGCCATGCCCTGCGCTTCCCGTCCGCCTCCTTCCTGGTCACGCCCTATCTTCTGTGCATCGCCTGCGGACTGTGCACGATCTTCCTGCACCTGTGCTGGTTCGGAAAGCGCAATTCGCTGCAACCCGCCTTCTCCATCGGCGATTACGCGTTCCGCCGCATATGCGTCGGCTCCGCCGACTTCGACAGGTTCTGCCGTTTCTACGCGCGCCAGATCGATACCCGTGGCGAGGGTGGCTCGGCCGCCGAGGTCGCCGAGGCGGTAGCGAAGATGGAGCGGGAACTGGGCCCGCATGCGTACATCTTCGTCGCGGAACGCGAGGGGCAAGTGGTGGGATGCATACGCTGCATCGTGGACCGGAAGCATCGTCCTTTCCCGATGGAGGAAGACATGGGCCTTTGTTTCGACCATCTGCGCGGCTTCGGCAATCTCCTGTACGTGGGACGCCTGGCGGTGGACCCCGACTTTCGCGACCGGCCGGACGTGTTGAACGGCCTGTTCAAGTGTTTCGTGGACCTGGCGCTCAGCAAGGACATCTCCTTCGTGGTGGCCGAAGGGCTGCCCGCGCGCCTGCCCGTCTATCGGAAACTGGGTTTCGAGCCGATGTTCCCGAGCGCCGACCCGCGCCATTCGATACGGATGTCGCTGGGCTATGAGTGCCATCCCATCTATCTGAACTTCGCCAGGATGGTTTTTTCCCAGAGCGCCGAATCGGCGCGCAAGTACGGATTCTCCGCCTTCGTCAACGCGTACCTGGCCGAGCGTTGGTACAAGCGCAACGCCCTGTCGCACATCCTCAAGCCGCCCGGCCGGTGGCCCTGGCGCCTGGACCTGGCGCGGATCCGGACGACGCTTTGAGGACGAGGACACGATGATCATGCCTCCCCATTCCAGACTGGAAGAAACGCCGCCCTCGCGCGCCCCGACACGTTATGCGCTGGACTTCGACGACCGCTTCGGCGTGCTCGCCCTGACCTGGCAACAGGACTGCCCGCCTTATTTCAGCCCCGACCTGCTGTCCGATATGGCGCGGGAATTGTCGGCCATCCAATCGGAGCGCTTCGGGCCTTCCGGCGCCCTGCGCTATTTCGTCTTGCGCTCCGGCCACCCTAACATCTTCAGCCTGGGCGGCGATCTCGCGTTCTTCCTGCGAACGATCCTGGCCCGGGACCGCCAGGCCTTGCTCGCCTATGCGACGCAGTGCGCCCATCTCATGCATGCGCTGCATTCCGGGTTCCAGGGCGGCGTCACGACGATCGCCCTGGTACAGGGGGCATGCACCGGTGGCGGCTTCGAGGCGGCGCTCGCCTGCAACTACATAGTCGCGGAACGCCACGCCAGGTTCAGCTTCCCCGAAATCCAACTGGGGATTTTCCCCGGAATGGGGGCGCTGCCCCTGCTGGCACGGCGCCTGGGCCAGCGCGA from Bordetella genomosp. 10 includes:
- a CDS encoding crotonase/enoyl-CoA hydratase family protein, which gives rise to MPPHSRLEETPPSRAPTRYALDFDDRFGVLALTWQQDCPPYFSPDLLSDMARELSAIQSERFGPSGALRYFVLRSGHPNIFSLGGDLAFFLRTILARDRQALLAYATQCAHLMHALHSGFQGGVTTIALVQGACTGGGFEAALACNYIVAERHARFSFPEIQLGIFPGMGALPLLARRLGQRDYEEVCHSGRSFSAEALADKGLIDVIADTGQGEQAANAWIRKRHPAFASHREMAAVRQARAPMSRADFEASLPRWVDVVLSLDQRRLAMLSLAIQKQQAESRSRCIAPAPPCPPSNHPQPG
- a CDS encoding GNAT family N-acetyltransferase; protein product: MKIDKVPGRLAHRDDRKRLFPVVFMFLSFGNMLLCLAAALFIPQASAYALCAMLYAAMVATEYRYGIRSPISISLLVLYSGLLLLEFNAAPFRQYVGLIVFAWLSLLTGTLLLGKKPFTTFYSKGRGMRQLHYTVSALWCMTYFLCLLCHALRFPSASFLVTPYLLCIACGLCTIFLHLCWFGKRNSLQPAFSIGDYAFRRICVGSADFDRFCRFYARQIDTRGEGGSAAEVAEAVAKMERELGPHAYIFVAEREGQVVGCIRCIVDRKHRPFPMEEDMGLCFDHLRGFGNLLYVGRLAVDPDFRDRPDVLNGLFKCFVDLALSKDISFVVAEGLPARLPVYRKLGFEPMFPSADPRHSIRMSLGYECHPIYLNFARMVFSQSAESARKYGFSAFVNAYLAERWYKRNALSHILKPPGRWPWRLDLARIRTTL